DNA from Sphingomonas sp. SUN039:
TGATCTCTTCGTCATCGGCGCCGGTTCGGGCGGGGTGCGCGCAGCGCGGATTGCGGCGGGGCACGGGGCACGGGTCGCGATTGCCGAGGAGCACCGGGTTGGCGGCACTTGCGTCATTCGCGGCTGCGTCCCCAAAAAGCTGCTCGTTTACGGGGCGCATTTCGCCGAGGATTTGAGCGACGCGCGCCAGTTCGGCTGGGACGTCAAGGAGACCAAATTCGACTGGGTCGTTCTGCGCGACAATGTGCTTGCCGAGGTGGCCCGGCTCGAAGGAATCTATGGCGAGACGCTCGCCAACCACAAGGTCGAGGTGTTCAAGGAACGCGCGGTGCTGACCGGCCCGCAATCGGTCAAACTCGCAAGCGGACGCGAGATTACCGCCAAGACCATCCTGATCGCGACCGGCGGCTGGCCGGTGCGTCCCGAATTCGAAGGGTCCGAACACGGCATCACGTCGAACGACGTGTTTCACCTCGAAACCCTGCCCAAGCGCGTCGTCATCGCGGGCGGCGGTTATATCGCCAATGAGTTCGCCGGGATTTTCCACGGGTTCGGCGCGCATGTGACGATCGTCAATCGCGGCGACCAGATCCTGCGCGGCTATGACGAGCAAATCCGCGACCGGCTGCTCCAGATTTCGATGACCAAGGGGATCGAGTTCCGCTTCAACGCACCGTTCGAGAAGATCACGAAGAATGAGGATGGCACGCTTCATGTCGAGATGAAGGGCTGCGACGCCATCGACGCCGATATCGTGCTGTTCGCGACCGGTCGCGCGCCCAATGTGACTGGTCTCGGCCTCGACGTCGCGGGCGTCGCACTGAACGACAAGGGCGCGATCAACGTCGATGACGACAATAAATCCTCGGTCGACAGCATCTATGCGGTCGGCGACGTCACCGACCGCATCCAGCTGACCCCCGTTGCCATTCGCGAGGGACAGGCGTTCGCCGACACCGTGTTCGGCGGCAAGCCGACCCGCGTCGATTACACCAATGTTCCAAGTGCCGTGTTCAGCCATCCGCCGCTGGCAGGTGTCGGCCTGACCGAAGCGCAGGCGAAGAACAAGCTGGGCACGATCCGCACCTATACCAGCGATTTCCGCGCGATGAAGAATGTGTTGGCGGGGCGTAACGAGCGGGCGCTCTACAAGATGATCGTCGATGCCGCGACCGATGTCGTCGTCGGCCTGCACATGATCGGTCCCGACGCGCCCGAAATCCTGCAAGCCGCAGCCGTCGCGGTGAAGGCCAAGCTGACCAAGGCCGATTTCGACGCCACCGTGGCGCTGCATCCGTCGATGGCCGAGGAACTGGTGCTGTTGAAATGAGATGTAGAGGGTGTATTCTCAACCTATGACGGCCCTAGAACGCCTCGACCCCGCAAAGGCTGACAAGCTCGGCGTCGCCGATTTCGAGCGCCTATACAGCGTCGGCGCGTTTGCTGACTTGGGGCGGATCGAGCTGTTGGACGGGGAGGTCGTCAAGTTGAGCGCTCAGGCACGTCCGCATCTCCGCCTCAAAACCGCAATCTTTCTGTCGCTCCGCGATGCCGTCATCGAACATTTTCCTGCGCTTACTGTCTTCCCGGAAGGCACGGTCGTGCTGAGCGAGTATGACGCGCCTGATCCCGATGTGCTTGTAACTGACGATGCCGAAGGCAGCGGTTTCGTGCGAGGGGCATCGGTTCCGCTCGTCGTCGAAGTTTCCGACACCACATTGCGTGCCGACCTCGGGCGCAAAGCAATCCTTTATGCGAGCGCGGGCATTGCCGAATACTGGGTCGCCGATGTCAACGGGCGCGTACACCAGATGTGGTCGCCATCATCTGAAGGGTATCGCGAGCGGCGAACGATAGTGTTTGGTGAACCGATCAATTCGGTCGAATTGATTGGCGTGAGCGTGGTCGTCACCGCCTGAACTGCACCTTGCACCGCCTCGCAGGTTCGGGCAACTCCCTCATCATAGGGAGAATTCCATATGATCCACCGCCACTTGATCGCGCTGCTTCTGGCCGCCACGAGCACTGCCGCGCTTGCCGAAACCGAACGTTTTGCGGTGTTTCGCAAAGATGTGAACATCGGCCGCGTCGTCGTCGATACCAGCGGCGATGCCGCAAAGATCGAATATGACGTCAAGGATAACGGGCGCGGGCCGACGGTAGCGGAGGCACTGACGCTCGATGCGGGCGGCTTGCCGTCGAGCTGGAAAATCACCGGTACGCAGACCTTTGGCGGCAAGATCGACGAAAGCTTCGGACGCGCGGGTACGACCTCGACATGGCGCGATGCGGCGGGGCCGGGGACCGCCAAGGGCCCAGCCAAGCTCTATATCGCACAAAGTGCCAGCCCTTATGCCTTGCAAATCTATGCCCGCGCGATCCTGAAAGCGGGCGGCACGCTGACCGTGCTCCCGGCGGGGACGCTGTCCATGACCAAGCGCGAGACGATGGTACTCAAGGGGCCATCGGGCGATATGCCGGTCACGCGGTATGAATTGGCGGGCCTCGACCTGACGCCGGTCACTATGTTGCTCGACGCGACCAACCGCCTGATCGCGCTGCCGTCGGCGGGCGGGGGTGTCACGCGTGCGGGATTTGAAAGCGAAAACCCGCGCCTGCGCGAACTGGCCGCCAAATGGCAAGGCGAGCGGCTCGCGACGATCCAGCGCGAGACAGCGAAACATTATCCGGGACCAGTGCGGATCACCAATGTCCGGCTGTTCGATCCGGCAACGGCAATGCTGACGGGTCCAATGTCGGTTGTCGTCAACGGGCGCGAGATTGCCGGGGTGCAACCCAATGATAGCCCCGTTACGTCGGGCGAAACCGTCATCGACGGCGCCGGCGGGACACTGGTTCCCGGCATGACAGAGATGCACGCGCATTTGTCGGGTGATAGCGCACTGCTCAACCTGCTCGCGGGCGTCACGACGGTGCGCGACATGGGTAACAGCAATATGGTGCTCGACGCGCTCGACCGGCGGATTGAAAGCGGCGAGGTGGCAGGGCCGCGTATCATGCGAACCGGTTTCATCGAGGGGAAATCACCGTTTAATTCGTCGAACGGCTTTGTCGTGGACAGCGAGGCGCGCGCGATCGAAGCCGTGCGCTGGTATGCGGCGCGTGGCTATATCGCGATCAAGATCTACAACAGCATCACGCCCACCTGGGTGCCAGCTATGGTTCGCGAAGCCCATGCGCTGGGTATGAAGGTGATGGGCCATGTGCCCGCCTTCACGAATGCCGATGCGATGATGGCGGCGGGCTATGACGAACTTACCCACATCAACCAGCTGTCGCTGGGCTGGATCATCAAGCCGGGCGAGGACACGCGCACGTTGTTCCGTCTGACTGCGCTCGGGCGGTTGCCGATGCTCGATCTCGACTCAGCGGCGGTGCAGTCGACGCTCGACACGATGAAGGCAAAGGGGATCGCGCTCGACGCGACGCTGGGTATTCACGAGAACTTGCTGCTCAACCGCGATGGCACGGTTGCGCCCGGGTCGGTCGATTATGTTGCCCATATGCCCATCGGCGTGCAGCGCGACCTGAAACAGGCGTGGAGCAACCCGGACACATTCGGTGGCGATGCCAATGCGCGCGCGGCCTATGCCAAGCTGATCGAGATTGCGCGCCGGGCGACAGCCAAAGGGATATTCCTTGTGCCCGGCACCGATACCGGCGGCTCGTTCACTTTCCACCGCGAGCTGGAGATCATGACGCAATTGGGGATGACTCCGGGGCAGGTGCTGGCGCGGGCGACTGGCGGCATGGCAAAATATCTGGGGACCGACCAGCGTCTGGGCAGCATATCGCGGGGCAAGCTCGCCGATTTCTTTCTTGTTCCCGGCGACCCGACCAAAGACATGAAATCGATCAAGACAATCAGTTTGGTGGCGAAGGACGGCGTGTTTTATTTTCCCGCCGAAATCTATCCACGCTTTGGCATCACGCCGTTCACAGCGTCGCCCAAAGTAACGGCACCCGACCCGAGCAATAAGGGAACGCTGACCGTGTCACGCGACGATGCCGCAGTGCGGCAGGGGTATTCTTCGATGCTGGAGGGCGAAGTCCACCGCCACTAACTTGCCTCGACCCGCGCGTCCGGTCACATTGATCGGTAGCGAATCAAAACGGACGGAGAGCGGTGATGGCGGGAACAGTGCTCGTATCGGGCGGCAGCGGCTATATCGCGGGCTATGTCATCCGCCAGCTGGTGGGGGAGGGTTGGACCGTCCGCACCACCGTCCGCAATCTGGCGCGCGAGGCCGAAGTGCGGCGGGTGCTCGCGGTCGATAACGCCAAGCTGTCGTTCTTCGGTGCCGATCTGGAGAGCGATGCAGGCTGGGCCGAGGCAATGGCAGGATGCAGCCATGTCGCGCATGTTGCCTCGCCGTTTCCGGCAACCGCCCCGAAGCACGATGACGAATTGATCGTTCCGGCGCGCGACGGCGCGCTGCGGGCGTTGCGTGCCGCCAAGGCAGCGGGGGTGCGCCGCTTCGTCATGACATCGTCGACGGCCGCGATCGGCTATGGGCATGCCGGTGTCGAACGACCATATACCGAGGCCGAATGGACCAACGTCCATGGCCCGAACCTCTCGGCGTATGTGAAATCGAAGACGATTGCCGAGCGCGCTGCACGCGACTGGGTGGCGCGCGAGGGTGGTGGCATCGAGTTCTGCACGGTCAACCCCAGCCTCGTCCTCGGCCCGGTGCTCAGCGCGGACATGTCGACGTCGGTCGAGGCGGTGAAGAAACTGCTCGACGGCAGCGTGCCGGGACTGCCCAACCTGTCGTTCCCCGCCGTCGATGTGCGCGACATTGCCGATTTGCACGTGCGTGCGCTGAATGCACCTAACATGGCGGGTGAACGCTTCATCGGATCTGGGCCGACGGCGACAATGGCTGACATGGCAGTTATTCTGAAGCGCCGGTTAGGAACCGAGGCGCGTCGCGTACCGACCATCAAATTGCCCGACTTTCTCGTGAGGATCGCCGCAATGTTCGATCCTGTCATGCGCCAGGTCACAGGCGAATTAAGCAAGCCCAAGACAATGGACGCGAGCCACGCGCGCGACAAACTCGGCTGGAAGACCCGGCCTATCGAGGAAAGCGTGGTCGATACGGCGCGCAGCCTGATCGACCTCGGTATCGTGAAAGTCTGACCTCTATGCCCGAAGCCGTCATCGTCTCGACCGCCCGCACCCCCATTGGCAAGGCGTACAAGGGGTCGCTGATCGACACCAACGGATCGACGCTCGCCGCGCACGTTATCCGTGCCGCTGCCGAACGCGCGCGCGTGACGCTCGACGAAATCGACGATGTGATGCTGGGATCGGCCCATCCAGAGGGCGCGACCGGCAATAATGTCGCGCGGGTTGCCGCCATCGAGGCAGGGTGTCCGGTGACGGTGCCGGGCATGACGCTCGACCGGAAATGCTCGTCGGGGTTGCAGACGATTGCGCTTGCCGCGCAACGCATCCTGTCAGGCGAAGAGGGCATCTACGTCGCGGGCGGGCTCGATTGCGTGTCGCTGGTCCTGCCGAACAAGAATTTGAAGCATTACTATTCGCCCTGGGTCGAAGCGAACCGGCCCGACCTGATGTTGCCGATGATCCCGACGGCAGAGAATGTCGCCGGACGCTATGGCATCTCCCGCGAGCAGCAGGACGCCTATGGCGCGCAATCGCAGCAGCGCGTCGTCGCGGCGTGGGAGGCGGGGCGGTTGGCCGACGAGATCGTCCCGATCACCGTGACCCGCAAGCAGCGCGACAAGGACGGCAATGTCACCGGCGAGCAACAGGTGATGCTCGACCGCGACGAGGGCATGCGCGGCGGGACGACCGCCGAAGGGCTGGCGGGCCTGAAGACTGTGGTCGAGGGCGGCACGGTCACGGCCGGGAACGCCAGCCAGTTATCGGACGGCGCGAGCGTCTGCGTCGTGATGTCCGACACCGAGGCGGCACGGCGCGGGCTGACGCCGCTCGGCATATTCGGGGGCTTTGCCGTCGCGGGGTGCGAGCCCGACGAAATGGGGATCGGGCCGGTGTTTGCCGTGCCAAAACTGCTCGCGCGGCACGGGCTGAGTGTCGATGACATCGACCTGTGGGAACTGAACGAGGCGTTTGCGGTGCAGGTGCTCTATTGCCGCGACCGGCTGGGCATCGACAATGACAAGCTCAATGTCGATGGCGGCGCAATTGCTATCGGTCATCCGTTCGGGATGAGCGGTTCGCGGCTGACCGGCCACGCGCTGATCGAGGGCAAACGGCGTGGCGCAAAACGCGTCGTCGTCACCATGTGCGTCGGCGGCGGCATGGGCGCGGCGGGCCTGTTCGAAATCGTCTGAAGCGACCTAGCCGCGCGATGAACGGAATGTAGTTTCCGGTTCATGCAACCTTGGCGCCCGCCCACCGGTTTGGCTCCTGTCTAAAGGAGACGAATCATGAAGAAGTTCATTCTGGCGATTGCGATGGGTGCTTCGGCGCTGACCGCTGTGCCCGCGACGGCGCAGAGCCGCGGCGAAATCAACCGCGAATACAACCGCGACGTGCGCGATGCCCGTCAGGACTACCGCCGCGACACGCGCGACGAACGCCGCGATTTCAAACAGGCCCGTCAGGAGGCCCGTCGTGACGCGTGGCGCGACTATCGCCGCTACGACTATAACCGTCCGGGTCCGCAGGGCCGCTATTACGCCGACAATTATTACCGTGACGGGCGCTACTATCGCCCCGTGCGCCTGACGCGGAACGACCGCATCTATCGCGGCAACGACAACCGTTACTATTGCCGCCGTTCGGACGGGACCACGGGTCTCATCATCGGCGGGATTGCAGGCGGCCTGATCGGCAACCGCATCGACCGTGGTGGTTCGGGCATCCTCGGGACCATCCTTGGTGCGGGCGCGGGTGCTGCCATCGGCAGCTCGATCGACCGCGGTCAGGTGGTCTGCCGCTAGACTAAAAGGGGTTTGGCACCGGTGGCCGGGTCGCATACGCCGCCGGTGCCGCCCCTGATATGGTGCCGAATACGCAACACCTGTTGCCCGGATAAGGGGTGCCCGCAGCGTCGGGCATCCCCATTTGGGGTATGCGGCGAATTTATTGCCCGCGCGTCGTTCTTATCGGACGGGCTATAGGCGGCGGGCCAATTCGCGTTATAGCATTGCCCAGTACCCCTCGGGAAAGGTGCCCATTATGCGGACGTCGAGCATTACGAAAATTCTGGTCGGTGGCGCTGTTGTCGTCGCAACCTGTGCGATTGCGGCGAAGCCCGCCGACGTGATTGCCGCACGGCAAGCCAACTACAAGCAGATCGGCAAGGCCATGAAGGGCATCGGCGACGAGCTGAGAAAGCCCGAACCCTCGGTCCCGGTGATCCAGGCGAGCGCCAAGACCATCGTTGGTCTCGCGCCGCACGTCCTGAAATGGTTTCCGAAAGGAACTGGCCCGGAGGCGGGCGTGAAAACCGGGGCGTTGCCAGCGGTCTGGGAGAAATGGCCCGATTTCAAGATTGCGGCCGTAAAGATGTTTGCCGCCAGCAAGGCGCTCGACGCCGCTGCCGCGACCGGCGATCTCGCCAAAATCAAGCCTGCCGTCGGTGCCCTTGGCGGCACCTGCAAGGGCTGTCACGAGACATTCCGCGCCAAGGACAGCTGATGGCGGAGCCGTCGGGGATCGTGGCGGAACCGACCGCCGGAACGGCGCGCATCAAGCTGTGGGATGTGCCGGTTCGCTCGATCCACTGGGCCATCGTGCTGTTGATGCCCGCGCTGTGGTGGACCGGCGAAGAGGGCGACCTGACCCTTCACAAGCAGCTTGGCTATGTCATGCTGATGCTGGTCGCGTTCCGGTTGTTCTGGGGCTTTTTCGGTAGTTCGACCGCGCGCTTTTCGTCGTTCCTGAAGGGGCCGCGTGCCATCGTCGCCTATGCGTCGGGCCTGTTCGGCGAAGAGTCCGCGACTGTCGTCGGACATAACCCCATCGGCGGGTGGAGTGCGGCGCTGCTGCTCGGGCTGCTCGCCGCTCAGGTCGCCATCGGCCTGTTTGCGCAAGACGTCGACGGGATCGAATCGGGACCGCTGTCCTATCTGGTGTCCTATGACACCGCCGATGCGGCGCGCGGCTGGCACCATTTGCTCTTCAACATCCTGCTCGGCTTCATCGCACTGCATGTCGCGGCGATCCTGTTCTACCTGTTCGTCAAGCGTGACAATCTGGTCGGGCCGATGGTCACGGGGTCGAAGCAGGTGACGTCGGCTGTCGAGCAGCCACGCTTTGCGCCGCTGTGGCGTGCCGCGGTCGGGGTCGTGCTCAGCATGGCGCTGGGATGGTGGATTTCGGCGGGCATCCCCCACTAAAAGCGTGCGGGCGCGAGCGTTTTCAAGGAGACAATCTGTGGCCGACCGTCGTGAACCCCTGACCGCCCAAGACTTCCCGCGCGAAGTGCTCACCCTGTTCGACAAATATGTCCATGGCGGCCTGTCGCGACGCGGCTTCCTCGATCAGTGCGCGGCGCATGTCGGCACAATGGCGGCGGCATCGGGTATCCTCGCCGCGCTCGCGCCCGATTTTGCCAGCGCGCAGGTCGTGCCGCTCGATGACAAGCGCATCGGCACATCGAAAGTCGAGATCGCTTCGGCCAAGGGATCGGGTTCGATTTCGGCCTATGTCGCTAAACCGGCCAAATCCAGGGGACGCAAGCCCGTGGTGCTCGTCGTCCACGAGAACCGGGGCCTGAACCCGCATATCGAGGACATCGCGCGGCGGCTCGCGGTCGACGGCTTTATCGCAATCGCGCCCGATGCGCTGACCAAGCTCGGCGGCTATCCCGGCGACGAGGACAAGGCCCGCGCGCTGTTCGGCCAGCTCGATCAAGCGAAGATCCGGGAGGATTTCCTTGCCGCCGCCGCCTACGCACTTGCGCTGCCCGGCGGGAACGGGAAGCTCGGCGCGGTCGGTTTTTGCTACGGCGGCGGCGTGGTGAACATGCTCGCGACCAAATTGCCCGCCTTGCGCGCGGGCGTCCCCTTTTACGGCGCGCCGGCACCGCTTGACGGCGTCCCGGCGATCAAGGCGGAGCTGCTCATCCAGATGGCGGGCAATGATACACGGATCAACGGTCTGTGGCCGACGTACGAAACTGCGCTGAAAGCGGCCGGGGTCAAGTATCAGGCGCACATCTACCCGGGCGTCGAGCACGGGTTCAACAACAACACGACGCCGCGTTTCGACAAGGACGCGGCGGCGCTGGCCTGGGCGCGGACGCTGGCCTTGTTCAAACGGACGCTGGTCTGAACTCTGGCTGGGTAAATGGTGCCGGCTGCAGGGATCGAACCCGCGGCCCCCTGATTACAAATCAGGTGCTCTACCATCTGAGCTAAGCCGGCGTCTTGGAGGCCTGATCGAACCGCCCGCAAGCGGGCTACGATCTGGCGCGAGCGTTCCCATAACGTCAGCGGATGCCGAACGTCCAGCCTTCGGTGTGACGCACGGCGTCGAGTCCTTGCGGCTGCCACAGTCCTGCTTCATCCGCGACCGTCCGGAGCCACGCCGCCGCGATCAGCGCATCGGTGGCGTGATCGGTATAGCGGGGCAGGGGCGCATGCGGTTCGCTGCCGAGTGCTGCCAGTGCAGTATCGAGCGTCGCGGCATCGCGGATCTTGCTCCGCCCTTTGGCAATCCCCGCGGCGCGCGCGGCCAGCGTTGTATAGATCTCGACGACCACCGGACCGCTCTCGGGCCGCGGATCGACCGGCCAGAGCGGCAGATACCCGTCGAGCCGGTGGAGCATCCGCATCCCCGTCAGGCTCGATTTGCCCACCTGCGCCGCACCGACCAGGTTGAAATTGCTGTAGGGACTGAGCCCCTGTTCGCGCTGCCCCTGTTCGGTAACGCGCAGCCGCCCGCGCCCGATGCCGAAACGGTCGCCGGTGCGGTTGCCGTGGCGGCGGAAATGGCGGCTGGCCTCGGGGTGGTCGACGAAGCTTGACGCCGCCAGATGCGGGTCGTCGGCACAGATGTCCTCGACAAGCGCCCAGAGCGCGCGGGCGTCGGCAGGGCTGTCGGCCCAGCTGGGAAAGAACGCCCCGCAATCGGCGAACGCGAATGAGGTGCTCAGGTCAAGTCCGACCAGCGTATCGGCGGGAAGCTCGTTCAGCAGCCAGTCGAGGACGTCCTGCCGCGACCACACATGCCCGGGACGCACGAGCACCGGCGCGCCGCTCCCCGCCCCGCAAATCGCCACCGCAATCCCCGACTGACGGGGTCCGACCGCGCCGGACCAGTCGACGGCGGCGAAGTGGGCGAAGCGCGCGCTCACCCTTTCTTGCGCGGTCGCGGCTTCGGTCGGCTACGCGCCCAGGCGTGCGCGGCCTCGATCATCGCGAACACCCGTTCGGGATCGGGTGTGTCGAACCGCACCAGCACCCCCGGCCAGCCGACATAGTGCGGCGCCTGCCAATAGGTGTCGGGGTCGGTTTCCTTGAGCATTTCGACGGTGTCGAGGTCGATCATTAGCACGAACGACCCTGCCTCGCGCCCGACGCCGACGATGGCGCGGCCGTTGGTTTTGACCGAAGGGGTGCCGTAATGGTTTTCGAGCACCGTGTCGGGCAGCGTCAGGCCGAAGGCGATGATATCGTCATAGGTCATCCGCGCTCGCTCCGCAGCTTGTTCCAATGCGCGATCCGCTCCGCGACTTTTGCTTCGAACCCGCGCTCCACCGGCGCGTAAAACGTTGCGGGAGTCATTTCATCCGGCCAGTAATTCGCGCCCGAAAACCCCTCGTCAGTGTCATGGTCGTACGCATAGTCCTTGCCGTATCCGAGCGTCTTCATCAGCTTCGTCGGGGCGTTGACGATGTTCATCGGTGGCATCAGCGATCCGGTGTCGCGTGCCGCTTTCCACGCCGATTTCTGCGCGGTGTACGCCGCGTTCGATTTGGGCGCGGTCGCCAGATACAGGCAGGCCTGAACGATCGCGAGTTCGCCCTCGGGCGAGCCGAGGAACTCATAGGCGTCCTTTGCCGCAAGGCACTGCACCAGCGCCTGCGGATCGGCGAGGCCCACATCCTCGCTGGCGAACCGCACAAGGCGACGGAGCACGTAGAGCGGCTCCTCGCCCGCGACGAGCATCCGCGCCAGCCAGTAAAGCGCGGCCTGCGGGTCAGATCCGCGCAGGCTTTTGTGCAGCGCGCTGATCAGATTGTAATGCCCCTCGCGGTCCTTGTCATAGACCGGCATCCGCCGGTGGAGCAGCGCGGCCAGCGCCTGCGGGTCGAGCGGCTCGGCGATCTCGACCGAAAACAAGGTCTCGGCCTGATTGAGCAAAAACCGCCCGTCGCCATCCGCACTGGCGATCAGGGCATCGCGGGCGTCGGGCCTCAACGGCAGCGCACGCCCCTCGGTGGCCTCGGCACGCGTCAACAACTCACCGAGCGCCGCCGCATCGAGCCGGTGGAGCACCAGCACCTGCGCGCGGCTGAGCAGTGCGGCGTTGAGTTCGAAGCTCGGATTCTCGGTCGTCGCCCCGACGAGCGTGATCGTGCCGTCCTCGACAAAGGGCAAAAACCCGTCCTGCTGCGCGCGGTTGAACCGGTGGATTTCGTCCACGAACAACAGGGTGCGCTGCCCGAGCGTCGCCGCATCGCGCGCGGCGGCGAACACGCGCTTCAGGTCGGCAACACCCGAAAACACGGCGGAAATACTCTCGAACCGCAACCCCACCGCATCGGCCAGCAACCGCGCAATCGTCGTCTTCCCCGTCCCCGGCGGCCCCCACAGGATCATCGACGCCAACTTCCCCGCCGCGACCATTCGCCCGATGGCCCCGTCGGGACCGGTCAGATGGTCCTGCCCGACAACCTCGGCGAGCGAGATGGGGCGCAACCGGTCGGCGAGGGGCGGGGGCGAAGCGGGGGCGGCAAACAGGTCGGGCATCGCGGCCTTAGATAGGGTCTAACGACAAAATTTGCACGGGCGCTCTTGACACGTTCAAGATATATCTTAGATAGGACATGTGATAACGAAAGGATTAAAGATGTTTCACATGCATGGAAAGCGCGGTGGCTGCGGCCCGCGCGGGTATATGGCGGTCTGGGGACCGGCGGGGCGCGGGGGTGGCTTCATGATGGGCCATGGTCGCGGGCTGCGCGGCGGTGGCCGTGACGGTAACGGCGGCGGGCGGCGCGGGCGGATGTTCGATGGCGGCGAGCTGAAGCTCGTGCTGCTCGGCCTGATCGGCGAGGCGCCGCGTCACGGCTACGACTTGATCCGCGAGATCGAGGAACGCACTGGCGGAGCTTATGCGCCCAGCCCCGGCGTCATCTACCCGACGCTGACGCTGCTCGACGACATGGGCCTGATCGAGGGCGTCGCCGACGGCACCAAGAAGCAGTTCGCGATTACCGAGGCGGGCCGCGCCGAACTGGATGCCAAGGCGGCGGAGCTCAAGGCCCTGATGGACCGCCTCGCCGAACTCGGTGCACAGCGCGCCAAGACCGACACCGGTCCGGTCAGCCGCGCGATGGGCAACCTTCGCGCCGTGCTCGCCAACCGCGTGACCGCCGACGGCGTGACGCCCGAAACGCTGCACGACATCGCGGCGCTGCTCGACGAGGTCGCGCAAAAAGTCGAACGGCTCTAACGACAGGACTCTGGCGATGCGGCTGACCAGGCTCGAACTGTTGCGACGTCGGGTCGGCCTCTCCCCGGCAAAGGAAACTACCGATAATGACCTACTCAAGCACGGCCATGGTGCCGACCAAAAGCGGCAGCCGCTACCTCCAGCAGCTGTGCAAGCACTGGGCGCATAACATGGCCGTCGAATTCACGCCCGAACGCGGGACGGTAGTCTTCCCGCGCGACGCGCGCGGGGCCGACTGGCCCGCCGACGGGCTGGTGACGATGATCGCGCATCCCGACACGCTCGAATGCCGCATCGACGCCAGCGTCGAGGGGCAGCGCGACGGGTTGAAGGGCGCACTCGCCCGCCATCTCGACCGCTTCGCCTTTCGCGAGGCGCCGCTGACCTTCGACTGGGTGGACGCGGCCTAACGCGTCAGAACGCCCGATTGAGCGCGAACTCCGCGTCCAGCCGCTGCGTCCGGTTGCGCGCCACGGTGGAGAAATTCCATTCGTAGCTCGCGCGGATCGCGGGTGCGAAGCCGAAGAAACGGAAGCGGCGGAACGTGACCGCAAAGCCGGGGCGCACTAGCCAGTCGTTGCGCCGCGCGGTCGCCCCGGGCAGCGCGGCATCGGCCTCGAGGTGCTGGACGGCGAGCGAGGCGGCCAGCGTCGTGCGACCGAATTCCTGCCAGCCGGTCAGGCCGATCCCTTCGAGCGTGTTGGCATAGCCGGGAATACGCGCCGACTGGCGCTGCGCGACGGCGGCGACGCGCCCGCCCGACCGCGCGGTAAACGCATGTTCGTAGATCGCGCTGGTCGTATAGATCTGGCCGTTGCGGTCGGTGTTGGTGTCATAGCGCACATTGCCGAAATTGATCTCGACCTCCATCTGGTCGCGATGCCCCAGGTTTTGCAGCCAGTTGACCGCAAAGGTGCTGGTCGTCGATGTCAGCCGGTCGCCATAAACGCGGAAAATCTGCCCGAACGTCG
Protein-coding regions in this window:
- a CDS encoding glycine zipper 2TM domain-containing protein — encoded protein: MKKFILAIAMGASALTAVPATAQSRGEINREYNRDVRDARQDYRRDTRDERRDFKQARQEARRDAWRDYRRYDYNRPGPQGRYYADNYYRDGRYYRPVRLTRNDRIYRGNDNRYYCRRSDGTTGLIIGGIAGGLIGNRIDRGGSGILGTILGAGAGAAIGSSIDRGQVVCR
- a CDS encoding cytochrome c is translated as MRTSSITKILVGGAVVVATCAIAAKPADVIAARQANYKQIGKAMKGIGDELRKPEPSVPVIQASAKTIVGLAPHVLKWFPKGTGPEAGVKTGALPAVWEKWPDFKIAAVKMFAASKALDAAAATGDLAKIKPAVGALGGTCKGCHETFRAKDS
- a CDS encoding cytochrome b/b6 domain-containing protein, giving the protein MAEPSGIVAEPTAGTARIKLWDVPVRSIHWAIVLLMPALWWTGEEGDLTLHKQLGYVMLMLVAFRLFWGFFGSSTARFSSFLKGPRAIVAYASGLFGEESATVVGHNPIGGWSAALLLGLLAAQVAIGLFAQDVDGIESGPLSYLVSYDTADAARGWHHLLFNILLGFIALHVAAILFYLFVKRDNLVGPMVTGSKQVTSAVEQPRFAPLWRAAVGVVLSMALGWWISAGIPH
- a CDS encoding dienelactone hydrolase family protein, with product MADRREPLTAQDFPREVLTLFDKYVHGGLSRRGFLDQCAAHVGTMAAASGILAALAPDFASAQVVPLDDKRIGTSKVEIASAKGSGSISAYVAKPAKSRGRKPVVLVVHENRGLNPHIEDIARRLAVDGFIAIAPDALTKLGGYPGDEDKARALFGQLDQAKIREDFLAAAAYALALPGGNGKLGAVGFCYGGGVVNMLATKLPALRAGVPFYGAPAPLDGVPAIKAELLIQMAGNDTRINGLWPTYETALKAAGVKYQAHIYPGVEHGFNNNTTPRFDKDAAALAWARTLALFKRTLV
- a CDS encoding replication-associated recombination protein A, with the translated sequence MPDLFAAPASPPPLADRLRPISLAEVVGQDHLTGPDGAIGRMVAAGKLASMILWGPPGTGKTTIARLLADAVGLRFESISAVFSGVADLKRVFAAARDAATLGQRTLLFVDEIHRFNRAQQDGFLPFVEDGTITLVGATTENPSFELNAALLSRAQVLVLHRLDAAALGELLTRAEATEGRALPLRPDARDALIASADGDGRFLLNQAETLFSVEIAEPLDPQALAALLHRRMPVYDKDREGHYNLISALHKSLRGSDPQAALYWLARMLVAGEEPLYVLRRLVRFASEDVGLADPQALVQCLAAKDAYEFLGSPEGELAIVQACLYLATAPKSNAAYTAQKSAWKAARDTGSLMPPMNIVNAPTKLMKTLGYGKDYAYDHDTDEGFSGANYWPDEMTPATFYAPVERGFEAKVAERIAHWNKLRSERG
- a CDS encoding PadR family transcriptional regulator; this encodes MHGKRGGCGPRGYMAVWGPAGRGGGFMMGHGRGLRGGGRDGNGGGRRGRMFDGGELKLVLLGLIGEAPRHGYDLIREIEERTGGAYAPSPGVIYPTLTLLDDMGLIEGVADGTKKQFAITEAGRAELDAKAAELKALMDRLAELGAQRAKTDTGPVSRAMGNLRAVLANRVTADGVTPETLHDIAALLDEVAQKVERL
- a CDS encoding DUF2218 domain-containing protein; the protein is MTYSSTAMVPTKSGSRYLQQLCKHWAHNMAVEFTPERGTVVFPRDARGADWPADGLVTMIAHPDTLECRIDASVEGQRDGLKGALARHLDRFAFREAPLTFDWVDAA